Proteins encoded within one genomic window of Oncorhynchus masou masou isolate Uvic2021 chromosome 1, UVic_Omas_1.1, whole genome shotgun sequence:
- the LOC135543338 gene encoding microprocessor complex subunit DGCR8-like isoform X2 translates to MEIDDILPPLPLEPPDDLNSEGLNGKAQPPPPPLQTSSDAEEMDVSSGGDGQTHTPAGDQGLGLLAKGSITFSNNLSDEVEPSSLCPRTARHAPPVSKFLPELKLLQDIKISVSVVDSSRSKDRKVLYTGIGQEGGGVGETSSEGLNGELHDANTELGAVEGSSGLGNGMVCGSAERRGEEADLENKVEFAVLDELEDFSQDFLDTENVEQGGFRSEEMVQPENADEENLNYSYEEDFDNDVDALLEEGMPVPKKMRLAEGAAEYAGDSDHASDGEGGVQPMMTKIKTVLKSRGRPPTEPLPDGWIMTFHNSGIPVYLHRETRVVTWSRPYFLGTGSIRKHDPPTSSIPCLHYRKMKDHEERQQNGEVTPNAAVSPVKPGEEADSLERPDEPDSTAQEDPTTVALDLSLGDGEVELETGLVTEGTIERCPVPHGKMAQGALGQVRAKVEVCKDESIEIEEFRSYLEKCFDFEQVTVKKFRTWAERRQFNRDMKRKQAESERPILPANQKLITLSVSDTPTKKEFVINPNGKSEVCILHEYMQRVLKVRPVYNFFECENPSEPFGASVIIDGVTYGTGTASSKKLAKNKAARATLEILIPDFVKQTSEEKLVEGDELEYFNHISIEDSRVYELTNKAGLLSPYQILHECLKRNHGMGDTSIKFEVIPGKNQKSEYVMTCGKHTVRGWCKNKRVGKQLASQKILQMLHPHVKNWGSLLRMYGRESSKMVKKENSDKSVIELQQYAKKNRPNLHILNKLQEEMKKLAKERAETRKKPKMTIMESAQPGSQPLCTVDV, encoded by the exons ATGGAGATAGATGACATATTACCACCCTTGCCTTTGGAGCCACCTGATGATTTAAACTCAGAGGGCCTTAATGGTAAAGCGCAGCCTCCACCACCTCCCCTGCAAACGTCCAGTGACGCAGAGGAAATGGACGTTAGCTCTGGTggtgatggacagacacacaccccaGCAGGGGACCAGGGCCTGGGGCTCCTCGCCAAGGGCTCCATAACCTTCAGTAATAACCTTTCAGATGAGGTCGAACCCAGCTCACTGTGCCCTAGAACAGCCCGCCATGCGCCCCCTGTCAGCAAGTTCCTACCAGAGCTTAAGTTACTACAAGACATTAAGATCAGTGTCAGCGTTGTAGATAGCAGCAGGAGCAAAGATAGGAAGGTGCTGTACACAGGGATCGGTCAGgagggtggtggtgtaggggagaCCAGCTCAGAGGGCCTTAATGGTGAGTTGCATGATGCCAATACAGAGCTAGGAGCTGTTGAGGGTAGCTCAGGACTGGGAAACGGGATGGTCTGTGGCAgtgcagagaggaggggggaagaggcaGACCTGGAGAACAAAGTGGAATTTGCGGTCTTGGACGAGCTGGAGGACTTCAGTCAGGACTTCCTGGATACGGAGAATGTGGAGCAGgggggtttcaggtctgaggaaATGGTTCAACCGGAGAATGCTGACGAGGAGAACCTGAATTACTCATATGAG GAGGACTTCGACAATGATGTAGACGCTCTGCTGGAGGAGGGCATGCCCGTGCCCAAAAAGATGCGCCTGGCGGAGGGGGCTGCTGAGTATGCAGGGGACAGTGACCACGCGTCGGACGGGGAGGGAGGTGTTCAGCCCATGATGACCAAAATTAAAACAGTCCTGAAGA GTCGTGGGCGTCCACCCACTGAGCCACTACCTGATGGATGGATCATGACATTCCATAACTCTGGCATTCCAGTCTACCTGCACAGAGAGACCAGAGTAGTGACCTGGTCCAGACCTTACTTTCTGGGGACCGGGAGCATCAGG AAACACGACCCTCCCACCAGTAGCATCCCCTGCTTGCACTATAGGAAGATGAAGGATCACGAGGAAAGGCAACAGAACGGAGAGGTGACACCCAACGCTGCGGTGTCTCCGGTGAAGCCTGGGGAAGAGGCAGACTCCCTGGAGAGACCAGACGAGCCTGACTCCACAGCCCAGGAGGACCCTACCACTGTGGCCCTTGATCTGAGCCtgggggatggagaggtggagttgGAGACAGGCCTGGTCACAGAAGGAACCATAGAAAGGTGTCCTGTCCCGCATGGCAAGATGGCCCAGGGGGCTCTGGGACAGGTCAGGGCCAAGGTGGAGGTGTGTAAAGATGAATCCATAG AAATTGAGGAGTTCCGCAGCTACCTGGAGAAGTGCTTTGACTTTGAACAAGTGACTGTGAAGAAGTTCCGTACCTGGGCAGAGCGCAGGCAGTTCAACAGGGACATGAAGAGGAAGCAGGCTGAGTCCGAGAGACCCATTCTGCCTGCCAACCAGAAGCTCATCACTCTGTCTGTATCAGATACCCCCACCAAGAAAG AGTTTGTCATTAATCCAAATGGAAAGTCTGAAGTTTGCATCCTACATGAATATATGCAACGTGTCCTAAAGGTCCGACCTGTTTACAACTTTTTTGAATGTG AGAACCCAAGTGAACCCTTTGGCGCCTCCGTCATTATAGACGGAGTGACATATGGCACAGGAACTGCAAGCAGTAAAAAACTTGCCAAGAATAAAGCTG CTCGAGCCACACTGGAGATCCTCATCCCTGACTTTGTAAAGCAGACATCTGAGGAGAAGCTTGTAGAAGGGGATGAACTGGAG TATTTTAATCATATCAGTATTGAAGATTCTAGGGTGTACGAACTGACCAATAAAGCAGGCTTACTCTCGCCATATCAGATTCTACACGAGTGCCTTAAGAG AAACCATGGAATGGGTGACACCAGCATCAAGTTCGAGGTGATCCCAGGGAAGAACCAGAAGAGTGAATATGTGATGACGTGTGGAAAGCACACTGTGCGTGGTTGGT GCAAGAATAAGCGTGTGGGGAAGCAGCTGGCGTCGCAGAAGATCCTACAGATGCTGCACCCCCACGTAAAGAACTGGGGGTCACTGCTCCGCATGTACGGCAGAGAGAGCAGTAAGATGGTGAAGAAG gAAAATTCAGACAAGAGTGTGATTGAACTTCAACAGTATGCCAAAAAGAACAGGCCAAATCTTCACATCCTGAACAAACTGCAAGAGGAGATGAAGAAACTGGCTAAAGAGAGG GCGGAAACCAGGAAGAAGCCCAAGATGACCATAATGGAGTCAGCCCAGCCTGGCAGTCAGCCGCTCTGTACTGTTGACGTCTAG
- the LOC135543338 gene encoding microprocessor complex subunit DGCR8-like isoform X1, producing MEIDDILPPLPLEPPDDLNSEGLNGKAQPPPPPLQTSSDAEEMDVSSGGDGQTHTPAGDQGLGLLAKGSITFSNNLSDEVEPSSLCPRTARHAPPVSKFLPELKLLQDIKISVSVVDSSRSKDRKVLYTGIGQEGGGVGETSSEGLNGELHDANTELGAVEGSSGLGNGMVCGSAERRGEEADLENKVEFAVLDELEDFSQDFLDTENVEQGGFRSEEMVQPENADEENLNYSYEEDFDNDVDALLEEGMPVPKKMRLAEGAAEYAGDSDHASDGEGGVQPMMTKIKTVLKSRGRPPTEPLPDGWIMTFHNSGIPVYLHRETRVVTWSRPYFLGTGSIRKHDPPTSSIPCLHYRKMKDHEERQQNGEVTPNAAVSPVKPGEEADSLERPDEPDSTAQEDPTTVALDLSLGDGEVELETGLVTEGTIERCPVPHGKMAQGALGQVRAKVEVCKDESIEIEEFRSYLEKCFDFEQVTVKKFRTWAERRQFNRDMKRKQAESERPILPANQKLITLSVSDTPTKKEFVINPNGKSEVCILHEYMQRVLKVRPVYNFFECENPSEPFGASVIIDGVTYGTGTASSKKLAKNKAARATLEILIPDFVKQTSEEKLVEGDELEVSACQSLYFNHISIEDSRVYELTNKAGLLSPYQILHECLKRNHGMGDTSIKFEVIPGKNQKSEYVMTCGKHTVRGWCKNKRVGKQLASQKILQMLHPHVKNWGSLLRMYGRESSKMVKKENSDKSVIELQQYAKKNRPNLHILNKLQEEMKKLAKERAETRKKPKMTIMESAQPGSQPLCTVDV from the exons ATGGAGATAGATGACATATTACCACCCTTGCCTTTGGAGCCACCTGATGATTTAAACTCAGAGGGCCTTAATGGTAAAGCGCAGCCTCCACCACCTCCCCTGCAAACGTCCAGTGACGCAGAGGAAATGGACGTTAGCTCTGGTggtgatggacagacacacaccccaGCAGGGGACCAGGGCCTGGGGCTCCTCGCCAAGGGCTCCATAACCTTCAGTAATAACCTTTCAGATGAGGTCGAACCCAGCTCACTGTGCCCTAGAACAGCCCGCCATGCGCCCCCTGTCAGCAAGTTCCTACCAGAGCTTAAGTTACTACAAGACATTAAGATCAGTGTCAGCGTTGTAGATAGCAGCAGGAGCAAAGATAGGAAGGTGCTGTACACAGGGATCGGTCAGgagggtggtggtgtaggggagaCCAGCTCAGAGGGCCTTAATGGTGAGTTGCATGATGCCAATACAGAGCTAGGAGCTGTTGAGGGTAGCTCAGGACTGGGAAACGGGATGGTCTGTGGCAgtgcagagaggaggggggaagaggcaGACCTGGAGAACAAAGTGGAATTTGCGGTCTTGGACGAGCTGGAGGACTTCAGTCAGGACTTCCTGGATACGGAGAATGTGGAGCAGgggggtttcaggtctgaggaaATGGTTCAACCGGAGAATGCTGACGAGGAGAACCTGAATTACTCATATGAG GAGGACTTCGACAATGATGTAGACGCTCTGCTGGAGGAGGGCATGCCCGTGCCCAAAAAGATGCGCCTGGCGGAGGGGGCTGCTGAGTATGCAGGGGACAGTGACCACGCGTCGGACGGGGAGGGAGGTGTTCAGCCCATGATGACCAAAATTAAAACAGTCCTGAAGA GTCGTGGGCGTCCACCCACTGAGCCACTACCTGATGGATGGATCATGACATTCCATAACTCTGGCATTCCAGTCTACCTGCACAGAGAGACCAGAGTAGTGACCTGGTCCAGACCTTACTTTCTGGGGACCGGGAGCATCAGG AAACACGACCCTCCCACCAGTAGCATCCCCTGCTTGCACTATAGGAAGATGAAGGATCACGAGGAAAGGCAACAGAACGGAGAGGTGACACCCAACGCTGCGGTGTCTCCGGTGAAGCCTGGGGAAGAGGCAGACTCCCTGGAGAGACCAGACGAGCCTGACTCCACAGCCCAGGAGGACCCTACCACTGTGGCCCTTGATCTGAGCCtgggggatggagaggtggagttgGAGACAGGCCTGGTCACAGAAGGAACCATAGAAAGGTGTCCTGTCCCGCATGGCAAGATGGCCCAGGGGGCTCTGGGACAGGTCAGGGCCAAGGTGGAGGTGTGTAAAGATGAATCCATAG AAATTGAGGAGTTCCGCAGCTACCTGGAGAAGTGCTTTGACTTTGAACAAGTGACTGTGAAGAAGTTCCGTACCTGGGCAGAGCGCAGGCAGTTCAACAGGGACATGAAGAGGAAGCAGGCTGAGTCCGAGAGACCCATTCTGCCTGCCAACCAGAAGCTCATCACTCTGTCTGTATCAGATACCCCCACCAAGAAAG AGTTTGTCATTAATCCAAATGGAAAGTCTGAAGTTTGCATCCTACATGAATATATGCAACGTGTCCTAAAGGTCCGACCTGTTTACAACTTTTTTGAATGTG AGAACCCAAGTGAACCCTTTGGCGCCTCCGTCATTATAGACGGAGTGACATATGGCACAGGAACTGCAAGCAGTAAAAAACTTGCCAAGAATAAAGCTG CTCGAGCCACACTGGAGATCCTCATCCCTGACTTTGTAAAGCAGACATCTGAGGAGAAGCTTGTAGAAGGGGATGAACTGGAGGTATCAGCCTGCCAATCATTG TATTTTAATCATATCAGTATTGAAGATTCTAGGGTGTACGAACTGACCAATAAAGCAGGCTTACTCTCGCCATATCAGATTCTACACGAGTGCCTTAAGAG AAACCATGGAATGGGTGACACCAGCATCAAGTTCGAGGTGATCCCAGGGAAGAACCAGAAGAGTGAATATGTGATGACGTGTGGAAAGCACACTGTGCGTGGTTGGT GCAAGAATAAGCGTGTGGGGAAGCAGCTGGCGTCGCAGAAGATCCTACAGATGCTGCACCCCCACGTAAAGAACTGGGGGTCACTGCTCCGCATGTACGGCAGAGAGAGCAGTAAGATGGTGAAGAAG gAAAATTCAGACAAGAGTGTGATTGAACTTCAACAGTATGCCAAAAAGAACAGGCCAAATCTTCACATCCTGAACAAACTGCAAGAGGAGATGAAGAAACTGGCTAAAGAGAGG GCGGAAACCAGGAAGAAGCCCAAGATGACCATAATGGAGTCAGCCCAGCCTGGCAGTCAGCCGCTCTGTACTGTTGACGTCTAG